One Bombus fervidus isolate BK054 chromosome 5, iyBomFerv1, whole genome shotgun sequence DNA window includes the following coding sequences:
- the LOC139987736 gene encoding rRNA N(6)-adenosine-methyltransferase Mettl5-like, whose protein sequence is MTSITLRCLEEYLQELETFEKPKILLEQYCTSAHIAARMLYYAQEQFDEIQGRTVADLGCGCGHLSIGAKMLEAGHVTGFEIDSDALDILFRNCDDLELYVETVQCDILQYLPGRFEKFFDTVIMNPPFGTKHNAGIDMKFLEIATKLASNSVYSLHKTSTRNYVLRKAAQYGAKGKVIAEVKFDIPRSYKFHKQYSVDIETDLIRFELN, encoded by the exons atgaCTAGCATTACACTTCGCTGTTTAGAGgaatatttgcaagaattagAAACATTTGAGAAGCCAAAAATATTGCTTGAACAATATTGTACTAGTGCTCATATAGCAGCACGCATGTTGTACTATGCTCAAGAACAATTTGATGAAATACAAGGACGAACAGTTGCTGACTTAGGTTGTGGGTGTGGTCACTTATCAATTGGAGCGAAAATGCTTGAAGCAGGTCATGTGACTGGTTTTGAAATAGATTCTGATGCACTTGACATTCTCTTTAGAAATTGCGATGATCTAGAATTATATGTGGAAACTGTACAGTGTGATATACTACAATATCTACCAG GGAGATTCGAGAAATTCTTCGATACAGTTATTATGAATCCACCTTTTGGTACTAAACATAATGCAGGCAtagatatgaaatttttggAAATCGCGACTAAATTAGCGTCAAATTCTGTGTATTCGTTACATAAAACAAGCACACGTAATTACGTTCTTCGAAAAGCTGCACAGTATGGAGCTAAAGGCAAAGTTATTGCAGAAGTGAAATTTGATATACCACGATCATATAAGTTTCATAAACAATACTCTGTAGACATTGAGACGGATTTGATACgatttgaattaaattaa
- the Ebo gene encoding exportin ellipsoid body open isoform X2: protein MTTIGRRWPILPWEDRALTRSTLYTLSLERGVAPFVRNKVVKLVVDIARHDWPHFYPDFYSNILQLLSHKHTRLLGLIYLRTASEELATPREDLPIQRKNELFRFLSAQVPLTLDSLTVLLKEATKLQSRSGTVTPPPSPTSGQTVAPARAILDVEGLATGTSEVCIATLDVLAHLFSWIELSEHISTNLLDAIFTCARYHDSMNGKQIEMAVQAVTTINELLYRPLCSPDVTDRLLVEIFQNGVTLFQFLERLDSINESYMEKLTEFLQLFVTNHLKRVESCPKFPVNTLLEVLCHHTFQQCSTVNGYLRCLDVWTTLLESTQSRYSPVSLALAERVLQKMSFKLNTRTLKDLDTESLDENEETEWQHFLRCNIECLAKIADISPIPIFTLLYRSWREGLIMFGELGAVIANNQVILLNESEASNVHAHLRDLASTTQALARLYSLFLGDDQSIDQSLAEEVVSQTLDACKFAKTNQLYKASLQPAAIVIDLIEVHSQLLASLQAWCHWIANRPEKTKESLCQRCIDSCILALDYTTFCDNPPPANLTHSATHLFQSITAMLKPVLWDEPTFRNLISMVTYPFLKPDTIKVLRRALVNAIVLPHGDGSIRERLLGTMVSTLSTPLGLEGQPVPSESTISMTVVPLTQLLEDCSASSTTIKKMLHSCLGSTINRTLELLPYMIRCQSVCEILLSFLHSVFSVLQQQLGPEFTQNAVQGMLHIYTRENISAGPALDQLLEILILVVSAPSNAFKAFVPSVTNLCLGQVWPAVGNDLSAYPDTTLVLLKLFHSILMHRWQYFYNTSILRTLGHTDEDESVEHKEELVAILEAFGQALLQPDVNIFRQSLQSLEQLNVRWRLYQRAVFKVHLLERFLMALFTVLFQQSHNLLADEIATAIHSLASVNIAWFFGHFLPTFLASCEGVDDMQKATLLGNFDKSTDQPTLTRSVLQLISDLRCYQFCRPG from the exons ATG ACGACAATTGGGAGAAGATGGCCAATACTGCCATGGGAAGACAGAGCTCTCACAAGATCAACTTTATATACATTATCATTAGAAAGAGGTGTAGCTCCTTTTGTAAGAAACAAAGTAGTCAAACTTGTTGTAGATATTGCTAGGCACGATTGGCCACATTTCTATCcagatttttattcaaatatcttACAg TTATTAAGTCACAAGCATACAAGACTGTTGGGTCTCATTTACTTGCGAACAGCTTCGGAAGAACTAGCCACTCCAAGAGAAGATTTACCAATACAAAGGAAAAATGAGTTATTTAGATTTCTTAGTGCTCAAGTACCATTGACTTTGGATTCTCTTACAG tacTTTTAAAAGAAGCAACAAAATTGCAAAGTCGTTCTGGAACAGTTACACCACCTCCATCACCCACTAGCGGTCAAACAGTAGCACCTGCAAGAGCTATTTTAGACGTAGAAGGGCTAGCCACAGGAACTAGTGAAGTGTGTATAGCAACATTGGATGTGCTAGCACATCTCTTTAGTTGGATTGAATTATCAGAACATATCTCTACAAATTTACTGGATGCTATCTTTACCTGTGCCAGGTATCACGATTCAATG AATGGCAAACAGATTGAAATGGCCGTACAAGCTGTGACTACGATAAATGAACTTTTATATCGACCGCTATGTTCTCCCGACGTAACCGATAGATTATtagtagaaatatttcaaaatggagtcacattatttcaatttttggaaCGTTTGGATTCTATAAATGAAAG tTATATGGAAAAGCTGACAGAGTTCTTACAATTATTTGTAACAAATCATCTGAAGAGAGTTGAATCGTGTCCGAAATTTCCAGTAAATACGTTATTAGAAGTTTTGTGCCATCATACCTTTCAGCAATGCTCAACAGTAAACGGATATCTACGATGCTTAGATGTTTGGACTACACTTTTAGAAAGCACTCAGTCTCGGTACTCACCAGTATCATTAGCTCTTGCCGAGAGAGTATTGCAAAAAATGAGTTTTAAGCTCAATACCCGCACATTGAAAGATCTTGATACAGAAAGCTTAGACGAAAAT gaAGAAACAGAGTGGCAGCATTTCTTAAGATGTAATATAGAGTGTTTGGCGAAAATAGCAGATATTTCTCCGATTCCGATTTTCAcattattg TATCGTTCTTGGAGGGAAGGATTAATAATGTTTGGAGAATTAGGTGCTGTTATTGCTAACAATCAAGTTATTTTGTTAAACGAATCAGAAGCATCAAATGTACACGCGCATTTACGAGATTTAGCTTCTACTACTCAAGCGTTAGCTAGATTGTATTCACTTTTCCTTG gcGATGATCAGAGTATTGACCAGTCATTAGCTGAAGAAGTAGTGTCTCAAACATTAGATGCCTGTAAATTTGCCAAGACAAACCAATTGTACAAAGCATCATTGCAACCAGCTGCAATTGTAATAGATCTTATAGAAGT CCATTCACAATTGTTAGCATCACTCCAAGCTTGGTGCCATTGGATAGCCAACAGGCCAGAAAAGACAAAAGAATCACTATGTCAACGATGTATTGATTCATGCATTTTAGCATTAGATTATACAACATTCTGTGACAATCCACCACCAGCGAATTTAACTCATTCCGCCACGCATCTTTTCCAAAGTATCACTGCTATGTTGAAACCTGTTTTATGGGATGAACCCACGTTTAGAAACTTAATTTCAATGGTAACATATCCATTCCTCAAACCTGATACAATAAAAGTACTACGAAGGGCATTAGTAAATGCAATTGTCTTACCACATGGTGATGGATCTATTAGAGAAAGATTGTTGG GCACGATGGTATCGACATTATCTACACCTCTCGGTTTAGAAGGACAACCTGTACCTTCGGAATCTACCATTTCAATGACAGTAGTGCCATTAACTCAATTACTAGAAGACTGTTCTGCCTCATCcacaacgataaaaaaaatgttacattCGTGTTTAGGATCAACTATTAATCGAACATTAGAATTATTGCCATATATGATAAGATGTCAAAGCGTATGCGAGATTCTGCTTAGTTTCTTGCATTCAGTGTTTTCAGTACTACAACAGCAACTAGGCCCTGAGTTTACTCAAAATGCAGTTCAAGGAATGCTACACATTTATACTAG AGAAAACATATCCGCGGGACCTGCATTAGATCAATTATTAGAAATCTTAATATTGGTCGTATCAGCACCTAGTAATGCATTTAAAGCATTTGTTCCTTCAGTGACTAATCTATGTTTAGGCCAAGTCTGGCCTGCTGTCGGGAATGATCTTAGTGCATATCCAGATACTacacttgtattattaaaacTTTTCCACAG tATACTTATGCATCGAtggcaatatttttataatacttcTATACTACGCACTCTCGGTCATACTGATGAAGACGAATCCGTCGAACACAAGGAAGAATTAGTTGCAATTTTAGAAGCTTTCGGCCAAGCTCTTCTTCAGCCGGATGTTAACATATTTCGTCAAAGTCTACAAAGTCTAGAACAGTTAAATGTACGGTGGCGGCTTTATCAACGAGCTGTGTTCAAAGTTCATTTACTCGAGAGATTTCTAATGGCGTTATTCACTGTTCTATTTCAACA ATCCCATAATTTATTGGCGGATGAGATTGCAACTGCTATTCATAGTTTAGCTTCAGTTAATATAGCATGGTTTTTCGGACATTTTTTGCCAACATTCTTGGCAAGTTGTGAAGGTGTAGATGATATGCAAAAAGCTACATTATTAGGAAACTTTGATAAATCTACG GATCAACCGACTTTGACGAGATCAGTGCTGCAGTTAATTTCTGATTTACGGTGTTATCAATTTTGTCGACCTGGCTGA
- the LOC139987741 gene encoding SOSS complex subunit C-like, giving the protein MAFSQSNSRELQNRKILEELQLKKQLLLKQGVAPTLNTSLAVTSTGCPSNLPPTQTSDGVVMNASQRAALHNAHAASSGYFVTQDSSFGNLILPVLPRFDAK; this is encoded by the exons ATGGCTTTTTCTCAATCAAATTCGAGAG AATTACAGAATAGAAAAATCTTAGAAGaattgcaattaaaaaaacaattgCTTTTAAAGCAAGGTGTAGCACCAACATTGAATACATCATTAGCTGTTACATCAACAGGTTGTCCTTCTAATttg CCTCCTACACAGACCTCTGATGGTGTTGTAATGAATGCATCCCAAAGAGCTGCTTTACATAATGCACATGCAGCATCATCAGGTTACTTTGTAACACAGGATTCTTCCTTTGGCAATCTTATTTTACCAGTTCTTCCAAGATTTGATGCTAAATAA
- the Ebo gene encoding exportin ellipsoid body open isoform X1 — protein MDNDAVALQNLEHLMTEFFSPETTNERKRIIERSFQEFAGQIDSWRPCLHFLSSTNNHYVSMFALSTLETTIGRRWPILPWEDRALTRSTLYTLSLERGVAPFVRNKVVKLVVDIARHDWPHFYPDFYSNILQLLSHKHTRLLGLIYLRTASEELATPREDLPIQRKNELFRFLSAQVPLTLDSLTVLLKEATKLQSRSGTVTPPPSPTSGQTVAPARAILDVEGLATGTSEVCIATLDVLAHLFSWIELSEHISTNLLDAIFTCARYHDSMNGKQIEMAVQAVTTINELLYRPLCSPDVTDRLLVEIFQNGVTLFQFLERLDSINESYMEKLTEFLQLFVTNHLKRVESCPKFPVNTLLEVLCHHTFQQCSTVNGYLRCLDVWTTLLESTQSRYSPVSLALAERVLQKMSFKLNTRTLKDLDTESLDENEETEWQHFLRCNIECLAKIADISPIPIFTLLYRSWREGLIMFGELGAVIANNQVILLNESEASNVHAHLRDLASTTQALARLYSLFLGDDQSIDQSLAEEVVSQTLDACKFAKTNQLYKASLQPAAIVIDLIEVHSQLLASLQAWCHWIANRPEKTKESLCQRCIDSCILALDYTTFCDNPPPANLTHSATHLFQSITAMLKPVLWDEPTFRNLISMVTYPFLKPDTIKVLRRALVNAIVLPHGDGSIRERLLGTMVSTLSTPLGLEGQPVPSESTISMTVVPLTQLLEDCSASSTTIKKMLHSCLGSTINRTLELLPYMIRCQSVCEILLSFLHSVFSVLQQQLGPEFTQNAVQGMLHIYTRENISAGPALDQLLEILILVVSAPSNAFKAFVPSVTNLCLGQVWPAVGNDLSAYPDTTLVLLKLFHSILMHRWQYFYNTSILRTLGHTDEDESVEHKEELVAILEAFGQALLQPDVNIFRQSLQSLEQLNVRWRLYQRAVFKVHLLERFLMALFTVLFQQSHNLLADEIATAIHSLASVNIAWFFGHFLPTFLASCEGVDDMQKATLLGNFDKSTDQPTLTRSVLQLISDLRCYQFCRPG, from the exons ATG GACAATGATGCAGTTGCTCTGCAGAATTTGGAGCATCTGATGACTGAATTTTTCTCTCCAGAAACAACAAATGAACGAAAACGTATAATTGAAAGAAGTTTCCAGGAATTCGCAGGACAAATTGATTCCTGGAGACCATGTTTACATTTCTTGTCTTCTACTAACAATCATTATGTCAGTATGTTTGCTTTATCTACATTAGAG ACGACAATTGGGAGAAGATGGCCAATACTGCCATGGGAAGACAGAGCTCTCACAAGATCAACTTTATATACATTATCATTAGAAAGAGGTGTAGCTCCTTTTGTAAGAAACAAAGTAGTCAAACTTGTTGTAGATATTGCTAGGCACGATTGGCCACATTTCTATCcagatttttattcaaatatcttACAg TTATTAAGTCACAAGCATACAAGACTGTTGGGTCTCATTTACTTGCGAACAGCTTCGGAAGAACTAGCCACTCCAAGAGAAGATTTACCAATACAAAGGAAAAATGAGTTATTTAGATTTCTTAGTGCTCAAGTACCATTGACTTTGGATTCTCTTACAG tacTTTTAAAAGAAGCAACAAAATTGCAAAGTCGTTCTGGAACAGTTACACCACCTCCATCACCCACTAGCGGTCAAACAGTAGCACCTGCAAGAGCTATTTTAGACGTAGAAGGGCTAGCCACAGGAACTAGTGAAGTGTGTATAGCAACATTGGATGTGCTAGCACATCTCTTTAGTTGGATTGAATTATCAGAACATATCTCTACAAATTTACTGGATGCTATCTTTACCTGTGCCAGGTATCACGATTCAATG AATGGCAAACAGATTGAAATGGCCGTACAAGCTGTGACTACGATAAATGAACTTTTATATCGACCGCTATGTTCTCCCGACGTAACCGATAGATTATtagtagaaatatttcaaaatggagtcacattatttcaatttttggaaCGTTTGGATTCTATAAATGAAAG tTATATGGAAAAGCTGACAGAGTTCTTACAATTATTTGTAACAAATCATCTGAAGAGAGTTGAATCGTGTCCGAAATTTCCAGTAAATACGTTATTAGAAGTTTTGTGCCATCATACCTTTCAGCAATGCTCAACAGTAAACGGATATCTACGATGCTTAGATGTTTGGACTACACTTTTAGAAAGCACTCAGTCTCGGTACTCACCAGTATCATTAGCTCTTGCCGAGAGAGTATTGCAAAAAATGAGTTTTAAGCTCAATACCCGCACATTGAAAGATCTTGATACAGAAAGCTTAGACGAAAAT gaAGAAACAGAGTGGCAGCATTTCTTAAGATGTAATATAGAGTGTTTGGCGAAAATAGCAGATATTTCTCCGATTCCGATTTTCAcattattg TATCGTTCTTGGAGGGAAGGATTAATAATGTTTGGAGAATTAGGTGCTGTTATTGCTAACAATCAAGTTATTTTGTTAAACGAATCAGAAGCATCAAATGTACACGCGCATTTACGAGATTTAGCTTCTACTACTCAAGCGTTAGCTAGATTGTATTCACTTTTCCTTG gcGATGATCAGAGTATTGACCAGTCATTAGCTGAAGAAGTAGTGTCTCAAACATTAGATGCCTGTAAATTTGCCAAGACAAACCAATTGTACAAAGCATCATTGCAACCAGCTGCAATTGTAATAGATCTTATAGAAGT CCATTCACAATTGTTAGCATCACTCCAAGCTTGGTGCCATTGGATAGCCAACAGGCCAGAAAAGACAAAAGAATCACTATGTCAACGATGTATTGATTCATGCATTTTAGCATTAGATTATACAACATTCTGTGACAATCCACCACCAGCGAATTTAACTCATTCCGCCACGCATCTTTTCCAAAGTATCACTGCTATGTTGAAACCTGTTTTATGGGATGAACCCACGTTTAGAAACTTAATTTCAATGGTAACATATCCATTCCTCAAACCTGATACAATAAAAGTACTACGAAGGGCATTAGTAAATGCAATTGTCTTACCACATGGTGATGGATCTATTAGAGAAAGATTGTTGG GCACGATGGTATCGACATTATCTACACCTCTCGGTTTAGAAGGACAACCTGTACCTTCGGAATCTACCATTTCAATGACAGTAGTGCCATTAACTCAATTACTAGAAGACTGTTCTGCCTCATCcacaacgataaaaaaaatgttacattCGTGTTTAGGATCAACTATTAATCGAACATTAGAATTATTGCCATATATGATAAGATGTCAAAGCGTATGCGAGATTCTGCTTAGTTTCTTGCATTCAGTGTTTTCAGTACTACAACAGCAACTAGGCCCTGAGTTTACTCAAAATGCAGTTCAAGGAATGCTACACATTTATACTAG AGAAAACATATCCGCGGGACCTGCATTAGATCAATTATTAGAAATCTTAATATTGGTCGTATCAGCACCTAGTAATGCATTTAAAGCATTTGTTCCTTCAGTGACTAATCTATGTTTAGGCCAAGTCTGGCCTGCTGTCGGGAATGATCTTAGTGCATATCCAGATACTacacttgtattattaaaacTTTTCCACAG tATACTTATGCATCGAtggcaatatttttataatacttcTATACTACGCACTCTCGGTCATACTGATGAAGACGAATCCGTCGAACACAAGGAAGAATTAGTTGCAATTTTAGAAGCTTTCGGCCAAGCTCTTCTTCAGCCGGATGTTAACATATTTCGTCAAAGTCTACAAAGTCTAGAACAGTTAAATGTACGGTGGCGGCTTTATCAACGAGCTGTGTTCAAAGTTCATTTACTCGAGAGATTTCTAATGGCGTTATTCACTGTTCTATTTCAACA ATCCCATAATTTATTGGCGGATGAGATTGCAACTGCTATTCATAGTTTAGCTTCAGTTAATATAGCATGGTTTTTCGGACATTTTTTGCCAACATTCTTGGCAAGTTGTGAAGGTGTAGATGATATGCAAAAAGCTACATTATTAGGAAACTTTGATAAATCTACG GATCAACCGACTTTGACGAGATCAGTGCTGCAGTTAATTTCTGATTTACGGTGTTATCAATTTTGTCGACCTGGCTGA
- the Aldh7a1 gene encoding aldehyde dehydrogenase 7 family member A1: MMRALSRNSIYIRQLQKVRHLVTDPKYGFLKQLGLTTENPGLYDGRWGGSGKVIESVSPATGKVIAKVRTSTPQEASNAITEARKAWPQWASLPAPTRGEIMRQIGEELRNNLKPLGRLVSLEMGKILPEGIGEVQEFIDICDYAVGLSRMLPGSIFPSERKYHVLFEKWNPLGVVGVISAYNFPVAVYGWNTAIAMVCGDTVVWKGAPTTPLTSIATTKIIAGVLERNGVPGSVACMITGGSDVGETIVNDTRVPLVSFTGSTEVGRNVAVKVQQRFGRSLLELGGNNATIVAPDADLEMAVRAVVFSSVATAGQRCTSTRRVILHNKIKDEFLEKLKTGYKSILERVGDPLDDNVLYGPLHNQQTLDKYKQAINSALQNGGKIEFGGKQINRVGFYVEPTIITGLSPKAEIVQRETFAPIVYILEANSLEDAIAINNDVQQGLSSTLFTKDIGNMYQWVSAHGSDCGIVNINIGTSGAEIGGAFGGEKATGGGRESGSDAWKNYMRRSTITLNCGNEMPLAQGLKFE; this comes from the exons ATGATGCGTGCGTTGTCCAGAAATAGCATCTACATTCGTCAATTACAGAAAGTGAGGCATTTAGTAACAGATCCAAAATATGGATTCTTAAAGCAGTTAGGTCTTACAACCGAGAATCCGGGTCTTTATGATGGACGATGGGGAGGATCTGGCAAA GTAATAGAATCAGTTTCACCAGCAACTGGTAAAGTAATAGCAAAAGTTCGAACATCAACACCTCAAGAAGCAAGTAATGCTATTACAGAAGCTCGTAAAGCATGGCCTCAGTGGGCATCACTGCCAGCTCCTACAAGAGGCGAAATAATGCGGCAAATAGGAGAAGAActacgaaataatttaaaaccaCTAGGACGATTAGTGTCTTTAGAAATGG GCAAAATATTGCCAGAAGGTATTGGCGAAGTTCAGGAATTTATTGACATATGTGACTATGCTGTTGGCTTATCTAGAATGCTCCCTGGTAGTATATTTCCTTCAGAAAGGAAATATCATGTACTTTTTGAGAAGTGGAATCCTCTTGGAGTAGTTGGAGTTATTTCTGCATATAACTTCCCTGTTGCA GTATATGGTTGGAACACTGCTATAGCAATGGTGTGCGGAGATACAGTTGTTTGGAAAGGTGCACCTACTACCCCATTGACTTCTATTGCAACTACAAAAATAATTGCAGGAGTCTTAGAACGAAATGGTGTACCAGGTTCGGTTGCATGTATGATAACAGGTGGATCAGATGTTGGTGAAACTATAGTTAACGACACGCG tgTACCTCTAGTTTCATTTACTGGAAGTACTGAAGTTGGTAGAAACGTAGCTGTTAAAGTTCAGCAACGATTCGGAAGATCATTGTTAGAACTAGGAGGCAACAACGCAACAATAG TTGCTCCAGATGCAGATCTAGAAATGGCAGTTAGGGCAGTAGTATTTTCCTCTGTAGCAACAGCTGGACAGAGATGTACCAGCACTAGAAGAGTAATCCTTCACAACAAGATAAAAGATGAATTTTTAG aaaaattgaaaacggGATATAAGAGTATTTTGGAACGAGTAGGAGATCCTTTAGATGATAATGTTTTGTATGGACCATTACACAATCAACAAAcattagataaatataag CAAGCAATAAATAGTGCTTTACAAAATGGAGGGAAAATTGAATTTGGTGGAAAACAGATAAACAGAGTTGGCTTTTATGTTGAACCAACCATTATTACTGGTTTATCACCTAAAGCTGAAATTGTTCAAAGAGAGACTTTTGCACCAATTGTATATATTCTTGAAGCAAATTCTTTAGAAGATGCTATTGCTATTAACAATGATGTACAACAAGGATTAAGTAGTACTCTATTTACCAAGGATATAGGAAATATGTACCAG tgGGTGTCTGCACATGGCTCTGACTGTGGGatagtaaatattaatattggaACTAGTGGAGCAGAGATAGGTGGAGCATTTGGAGGAGAGAAAGCTACAGGTGGTGGACGCGAGAGTGGAAGCGATGCATGGAAGAATTATATGCGACGTTCGACTATAACTCTCAATTGTGGAAATGAAATGCCATTGGCTCAAGGCTTGAAATTCGAGTAA